From the Fusobacterium ulcerans ATCC 49185 genome, the window ATACTTATAATTATATCTTGATGAAAAGGTATTGTAAATCATTAAAAATGAAAAGGAAAGAACTTTCAAAAATAGAGTTTAAAGATTTGAAAAAACTATTTTCTGATTTATCCAAATCACTATCTTCTTTAGAGGAATTTGAAATAATTCATAGAGATTTAAAACCTGAAAATATTCTTATAGATGAAAATGAGAATTATAAAATAGCAGATTTTGGAATTGCACATTTTGCTGATGAAAATACTTTTCCTATGGTTGGGTTAACAAAAGATGGAGAAAGATTAGCAAATTTTGAATTTTATGCTCCTGAACAAGTAAAACCGCCTTTTCATACCTCTTTAGCAACTGATATATATTCTTTTGGGTTAATATTATATTGGTTTGTTTTTGGAGAAATAACTAAAGGAACTGGAAGAAAAAGATTAACAGAAGTATTTCCAGAAGGGGAAGCAGAATATTTTGATATAATTATTGATAAATGTTTAAGAGATGATCCAAAAGAGAGATATCAAACAATAGAAGAGTTGAATGATCATCTGGATGAAATTAGATCTTTAGATAGAGAAAAAGATCCTTTTGAAGAAATGACGAAATTTAATATGGTTTTGAGATCCGTTGTTCCCGAATTCTACATAGATGGACCATATTGTACAGAATCAGAAAAGGAAATTGAAACTATTATAGAAAAACTTGAAGAAATAAATAATAAAACTTTATATTTTAATACAGGAATTTTAAATAATAGAATTGAATGGCTGAAAAAAATAGACACAGGAAATTTTTTATTAAATATGGGGGAAATAAAAATAATTAAAATATGGGGGAAACTAGGTGACAGTTTATATGATGATATCTTGATTATAGAAACAGACAAGATAGATCCATATATAATTGATGGAGAGCCACATACTCATGTTGCTAAAATTAATGATGATGAGATAGTTCCTTTGCACAAAATAGAGGGAGGATATACAAGATATAATGGAAGTGTTGTTGATAATAGAGATTTAAAAATAGAAGAAAGAATTACTACCAATATGGCAAATCATAAGTACTATTTTATTGGGACTTTTTTCAATTCAATTACTATGCCTGAGAATGATAAGTATTTGGAAACTATTCAGAATCATAATCAATTAACTCCTGAAATAATTAAAGATTTTTTTATGAAGATAAGAAGAAATAAACGTTTACAAGTGAGTGAAAAATTATAAGAAAATAAACTATTGATTTAAATTTAATTGAATGATATAAGTTAATTGAATGATATAAGCATGATAAATAAAAAACCTCTAAGGACTAATCTAAGAGGTTTTTTTATTTTTAATTATTAGAAATTACCAATTGAATAATATAAGAGACTTCATAATATTTTCATGAGGTCTTTTATATTCTAACAGTTTTATAATCAAATTAATATTTTATATTTTTTATCAATATACTGAAAAAATGGTACACTAATATTCTAAAGAAAAAATATATGTACCAGGTGGTTGGTCACGCGTTGGTCACAAATAACAAAAATGAAATAATATATTTCTCTCAAACATACAACAAAAGCTCCCTTGAGAGTGAGAGCTTTTGTTCGTAGAAATTAAAATGTAATTTAAGGAAATGTCCTATGACAATATTATTATAACATATATGATTATTCTGTCAACAAATATTTTGAAAAACAAATAAAAAAATAAATTTCTAGTTGTCATAAAATAAATAAAAAGGTATAATTTAATATAGTGTTTTGGGAAAGAGGTGCATAAATTATGAATAAAGAGTCGTCTATAGGAATTTTTGATTCTGGAATAGGTGGGTTGACTATTTTAAAAAAAATAAGAGAATTACTTCCAAGGGAAAATATAATCTATTATGGAGATTGGAAAAACAATCCATATAGTGAAAAAAGCAAGGAAGATATACAGAACCTTAGTGCAAAAATAATGGATTTTCTTATTAGAAATAATTGTAAAGCTGTTGTTATAGGATGCAGCATATTTTCAGCTGCTTCTTTAGATTTTCTTAAATCTCAATATAATATTCCAATAATTGGAATGATAGAGGGAGGGGTAAAATCTGCTATACTTGAAAGTAAGCAGAAAAAAATAGCTGTTATGGGATCAGCCTTTACAATAAAATCTAATGTATATGAAAAAAATATAAAAGAAATAGACCCAGATATAGTGGTGTATCAAATTTCATGTAAAGCATTGTGCACAATGTTGGAAAAAGGCTGGGAAAATTATCCTGATAGAATTGAAGTACTTGAAAGTTATTTATGCCAGATACCTGATACAGCAGATACATTAATTCTAGGAGGAACACATTATCCCTTTATTTTAAATGATATAAAAAAATTCTTTAGTAAAAAAATTGTTGATTCTTCAGTTGAAAGTGCAATAGAATTATTTAGAGTTTTGGGACAGGAAGATTTATTGAGAGAGGGATACAAAAAGGGAAGAATAGAATTTTATATTAATGGAGATAAAGAAGTTTTCAAAGATGTAGCTGAACAATTATTTGAAAAAGAAGAAATAACAAACATGTTCTCTTTATATTAAAATTAAATATTAATAAAAAATTGGAATAAAGATAGGTCAATGAAAAATTTCATGTTGGGCTATCTTTATTTTTTTATTAGAAAATATATATAAAATATATTGTACAAAATTTGGAGTATAGAGTATACTCAATCCTATAATATTGATTTAGATAGAGGTGCAGAAAACAAAAGTATAACTATTTAGTCTGGCAGATGTTTTGAGATAGTTAGAAAGGGAATTTTGCCGAAATAGAAGAGAAGCCATGCTCTTTTGTTGGGAGTATAGATAATATCTATATTACTGTCATTGATTATCAATGGAGTGCTATCTGTGGGAACGATAATTTTGATGATATTATTTTATTTATAAATAATATTATTTTTATGATTGCATTTATCACAGTTTAGCATTGACTGTGATTTTTTTTATTTTAAATTAAAAATCATAAATCATATGAATGAATATATTTTATTTTATTTATATAGGTTTTTCACATAAATAATAGTATCTTATTTATATATATTCTGTAAATTTTTTTTAGAGTATATATAAGAATGATATTGGGAATATAGAAAACAGATATTTGTTTTTTATTTTATTGTGGAGTATATAAAGAAGTATAAAATATTTTATTGAAAATACAAAAATATTTTAAAACGGGAGGAAGGAAAGATTATGATTAATGCAATTTGGTGTGGAATGATAATTATTGGAGTGGTTGTATCTATATTTACTGGAAAGATTCAGGCAGTGACAGACTCAGCAATATCGTCAGCAGGAACAGCAGTGGAGATATCAATAGGACTGGTAGGTGTAATGGCATTGTGGCTTGGACTTATGAAGATAGCTGAAGAAGCAGGATTAGTAAAGGCTATGGGAAAAGCAATGAAGCCTCTTATGATAAGATTGTTTCCAGAAGTACCAGCAGATCATCCAGCTATGGGAAGTATGGTAGCAAATATGGCAGCGAACTTCTTTGGATTAGGAAATGCAGCAACACCATTAGGAATAAAAGCCATGCAGGAATTACAGGAACTGAATACAAATAAGGATGAGGCATCAAATGCAATGGTAATGTTTTTAGCAATAAACACTTCATCTGTAACTCTTATATCTTCAAGTGTAATAGCATACAGAACAGCAGCAGGTTCAGCAAATGCAGCAGAGGTTATAGCACCAACAATAGTTGCAACAATAGCATCAACAGCAGTAGGAATAATAGCTTGCAAAATTCTGCAAAAGTTACCATCATTTAAAAGAGAAGAAATTTAAGAGATAAAACAGAAGAGGGAGGAATAGAAAATGTTTGTAATGATAATGAATCAAATATCGCTTTATGCAATACCAATGATAATATTTATAATAGTAGGATATGCATTCTTTGTAAAGAAGGTAAGAGTATATGAAGTATTTTGTGAGGGAGCAAAGGAAGGATTTACAACAGCAATAAGAATAATACCATTTCTAGTGGCAATGCTGGTAGCAATAGGAATATTCAGAAGTTCAGGATGTATAGATATAATGATGAAAGTATTGGATCCAATATTTTCAATGATAGGAATGCCAGGAGAAGTATTACCAATGGCAATAATGAGACCATTGTCAGGAGGAGGAGCAACAGGAATAATGAATGATCTTATGCTGACATATGGACCAGATTCATTAATAGGAAGAATAGCCTCAACAATGATGGGATCAACAGAAACAACATTTTATGTACTGGCAGTATATTTTGGAGCAGTAAGTATAAGAAAGACAAGACATGCAGTAGCAGCAGGACTTTTAGCAGATTTAGCAGGACTGCTAACAGCAGTATGGATCTGCAATTTAATGTTTAGATAAAAATTTTGAGGTGGTAGTGTGTTAGGAAATAAACTTAAAAAAGGTGATACCTTGGGTATTATTGCACCAGCAAGCTTTACTTCTATTGATAAAGTAGAAAGTGCAAAAAATAATCTTGAAAAAATGGGGTTTAAAGTTATTCTTGGAGAAAGTACTAAAAGCAGATGGTATTCATATGCTGGTCCAGAAGAGCTAAGAGTAAAGGATATAAATGATTTTTTTGCTGATTCTAATATAGATGGAATAATATGTATGAGAGGAGGATATGGATGCAACAGACTTGTTGAAATGGTAGATTATTCAGTTATTAAAAAAAATCCTAAAGTTTTTATTGGATATAGTGATATAACTACTCTGCATATGTCTATTTTTCAAAAGACAGGGCTTGTAACATTCCATGGGCCTATGGCTGTAAGTAATTTCTCTGGAGAATATAATCAAGATACTTACAGAAGTTTTGAAGAAGTACTTATGAATGATAATGATGAAATAGTATTAAAAAATTTCACTAAAGAATTAGGAGTGCTTTCTGAAGGAAGGGCAGAAGGAGGAATAGTAGGAGGAAACCTAGCTACAATGATAGCCAGTCTTGGAACTGAATATGATGTAGATTATAATGGGAAAATCCTTTTCTTAGAAGAAATTGGTGAAAAGACATATAAAATTGACAGAATGCTGAACCAGTTGAAAAAATTTAAGGTTTTTGAAAAAATAAATGGAATTATTCTGGGAGATTTCAGAAACTGCCCAACAGATTCTGAGAATGATATGTGTTTAATGGATGTATTCAAAGATTATCTTTCAGATTTAAAAATGCCAGTGGTATATAATTTTGAATCTGGTCACAGTGAACCTATGATTACATTACCTATGGGAGCAAAGGTAAGAATAGATACAGCAGTTAAAGAGATAAAAATCTTAGAAAAGGTTGTAAGATAATCTATGAATAAAAAAAATAGTATTTTAAAAGAAAAGATAGAAGAAAATAGTGTTCTTTTTGTAGCATGTTATATGGGGAGATTGATACTACAAAATGGAGGAGAAACTTATAGAACAGAAGAAACTATAAGGAGAACTTGTGAACACTATGGAATAAAAGCTAATAGCTTTGCTACTTTAAATACTATAATCACTTCAATAGATTCTTTTGATGGAAAGAGATATTCAAAGGTAGATAGGATAGATTCGAGAACTTTAAATTTAGATAAAGTAGATAGATTGAATCATATAGCAAGAAATCTTGATGAATATAAGATAGCAGAAGTCAAAGAAAAAATAATGGAAATAGAAGCTGAAAATAAAATGGGCTTTAAGAAAAAAGTATTGGGGAATGTTCTTGTTGGAAGTGCATTTGCCATACTTTTCAGAGGAGGGATAAGAGATAGTGTTGTAGCTCTTATTTCTACCTTTGTTCTTGCATGTACAGATGAACTTATAAAAGATTTGAAATTAAATAATTTCTTTGTCAATTTTATTGGAGGAGTAATTGCAGCAATAATTTCATTGACATTTTTTAAGTTTAACTTTATAGAGGATATATCTATTTCTATAATATCTGCCTTAATGCTCCTTGTTCCTGGAATATCTTTTACAAATTCAATAAGAGATATTATAGCTGGAGATTTTGTTTCAGGGATATCAAGAGGAGTGGAAGCTGTAACTACAGGAATAGCACTAGCTTCAGGGTCAGGGATGATACTTTCTATTTTTCTATGATTTATAGGGGGAAGGATGATTATTCAAATAGCTGCCGCGATAACTGCGACTTTGGGATTTGGAATACTTTTCGGCTTGAATAGAAGAAAACTGTTCTTTGCAGGAATAAGTGGAGGAATAGGGTGGTTTTTCTATTTAATCTCATTAAAAGTAAATCTATCAGAAGCAATAGCATTTTTAGCAGCTTCTTTATCGATGACAATATATTCAGAAGTAATGGCTAGAAAATTAAAATCTCCTGCAATAACATTTCTTATAGGGGGGTTTATACCCTTAGTTCCAGGAAGTGGTGTTTATTATACCATGTATGGACTTATAAAAAATGATATGCAAATGACAGTACAAAAAGGAATCCAAACCTTTATAGTAGCAGGGGCAATAGCTGTAGGCATACTTTTAGGTTCAACAATATGTCAGATATACTTTTCAAAAAAGAAAAGAACACAATAAATAATTTAGGATACAACTTGGAAAAACTTAAATTCAGGAGGGAAAAATGAAATTGTTTGGTACTATGAAAGTAGAAAATAGGGTACTGATGATAGGGGGAGTAAAAGTTACTGAATTAGCAGCAAAATATGGAACACCTCTATACATTATGGATCAAGCTCTTATAGAAGAAAATATAATAAAATATAAAAATAATTTTAAAAGCACTAAATTTGATACATCAATAGTTTATGCTTCCAAAGCATTTTTGTCAAAAGCTATATGTCAGTTGGTTGGAAAGTATGATATAGATATAGATGCTGTATCTGGAGGGGAACTATATGCTATAAAAGCAAGCGGACTTCCAATGAAAAAAGTACATATGCATGGAAATAATAAAACTAATGAGGAATTAGAAATGTGTCTGGACTATGAAATAGGAAGTATTGTAATAGATAATGAAGAAGAGATAGAAAGATTATCAAAAATTTGTAAAGAAAAAAATAAAAAAGTTAAAGTAATGATGAGAATAAATATTGGAATAGATGCTCATACACATGAATATATAAAAACTTCTAAACATTCATCAAAGTTTGGAGAATCAATATTTGATGAGAGAATAACTGAAATAGTAGAAAAGATAGTAAAAGATGAAAATATGGAATTTTTAGGGTTCCATTGTCATATAGGTTCTCAAATATTTGATACAAAAGCATTTCATGAAGGGATTGAATCAATGGTAAAAGAAACTAAGAAAATCTCTGAAGCTTTAGGTATATATATACCAGAAATAAATCTTGGAGGAGGATTTGGAGTATATTATACAGAAAAAGATACTGCGATAGATATAGAGCAATTTATGAGATCTATGATAGAACATTTAGAAAAAAGCATAGAAGCTGAAAAATTGAAAATTAAAAAAGTATCTATCGAACCTGGAAGAAGTATAGTAGCCAATGCTGGAAGTACTTTATATACAGTTGGAGGAACAAAAACTACATATGGTGGAGTAAAATATATATTCATAGATGGAGGAATGACTGATAACATAAGACCAGCATTATATCAGGCTGAATATGAAGCTATTGTAGCAAATAAAGCAGATGCTTCAGCAGAAGAAATAGTAACAGTAGCTGGAAAATGTTGTGAATCAGGAGATTTAATAATAAAAGATGGAAAACTTGCAAAAGCAGAAACTGGTGATTTAGTGTTAGTAGCTACTACAGGAGCTTATGGACACTCAATGTCAAATAATTATAATAAAGCTCCTAGACCAGCAGTAGTATTTGTAAAAGATGGAAAAAGTACTTTATCAATAAAAAGAGAAAGCTATGAAGATTTAATTAGAAATGATGTGTTGATAGAACTATAAAATTTTTTTTACAAAATAGTATATTCTAAAAAAATGAATTATTTAGAAAAATATTTTATAAAAATTAAGTGATAATCTAAAAAATAGTGAACAAAAAATTATTTATTTTGATTGATAGAACAAAAGTGAATAAATTGGTAAAATCATTAAGGAATAAATAGTTCCTAAAATTTGGAGGAATAATGAATATCAATACAATGAAAGAAAATGTTGAAAAAGAAAAAGAATGGCTTATAAATGTTAGAAGAGATTTTCATAAGCACCCTGAATTAGGGCAGGAAGAGTTCAGAACAATGGAAAAAATATGTGAATATTTACAAGAAATGGGAATATCATATAGAAATAAAGTATTTAAAACTGGGGTAATAGCTGAAATAAAAGGAGAAGACCAAGGTTATACAATAGCTTTGAGAGCTGATATTGATGCATTGCCTATAATAGATAAAAAAAATACTTCTTATGCTTCAATTAATGAAGGAAAATGTCATGCTTGTGGGCATGATGCTCATACAACTATTGCATTAGGAGTTGCAAAATATTTTTCTGCTAATAAAATAGTTCCACCATGTAATATAAGATTTTTATTCCAGCCTGCTGAAGAAACAGTAGGAGGAGCAAAACCAATGATACAGGAAGGGGCTCTTGAGAATGTTAATTGTGTGTTTGGACTTCATGTAGATGAATATCTTCCAACAGGGCACATTGGAATAAAGTATGGAGCAATGAATGCTTCATCAGATACTCTTAAAATAAATATATATGGAAAATCTTGTCATGGGGCTTATCCAAGTGGAGGAGTAGATGCAATATTGGCTGCTTCTCATGTAATGGTAGCACTTCAATCTATAGTGAGCAGAAATATAGATGCCAGAGAAAGTGGAGTTGTTACTATTGGAACAATTCATGGAGGAACACAGGGAAATATAATAGCAGATAAGGTTCAATTAGTAGGAACTTTAAGAACATTAAACCCAGAAGTTAGAAAAACTATGTTAGGAAAGATAGAAGAAATAGTTATTAATGTACCAAAAGCTTTTGGAGGAAGTGGAGAGTTTGTAAGAGAAGAAGGATATACTGCTCTTATAAATCATGATAAGCAAGTAGATATAGTAAAAGAAAATGCTGTGGAACTTTTAGGAGAAGATAATATTTTTGAAAAGAAAACTGCAAATATGGGAGTAGAAGATTTTGCATATTTTATAGAAAATATTCCTGGAGCATTCTTTACTTTAGGTGTAGCAAATAAAGAAAAAGGTATAGATGCTCCTGCACATAATGGACTATTTGATATTGATGAGGATGCACTTCTTGTAGGAGTAGAAATGCAGTTGTTAAATATTTATTCAGCTTTCAATAAAAAATAAAATTCTTGGGAGGAAATAAATGCCAGAAATGACAGGAATGTCTGAAGTAAAAAGAAGGAAATATTTTGAAGGAATGAAAATACCACATACATATGTAATAATTTCATGTATAGTATTATTAGCTTTTATAGCTACTTATCTAGTGCCAGCAGGGGTATATCAAAGAGTTTTAGATCCAACATCAGGAAGAAACATTATAGATCCAACAACCTTTAAATATGTAGAAAACACTCCAGTAATGTTTTTTTCAATGACTCAACCTAATCTTTTTACAGCATTTGTTAAAGGTTTGAAAAACTCAGCAGGAATAGTATTTTTTACTTTCTTAGTGTGTGGTTCATTTAATATGATGCAGAAAACAGGTGCTATAGAAGGTGGAATAGCAAGAATAGCTCTTCTTCTAAAAAATAAGAGTATGCTTCTTATACCAATAGCAGTATTTGTATTTTCTATTGGAGGAGTTACAATAGGTATGAATACAGAAGCTATTGCTTTTGTTCCTTTAGGAATAGTAATGGCAAGAGCGTTGGGATTTGATGCTATGGTTGGAATGTCAATAGTAGCTCTTGGAGCAGGAGTTGGATTTGTTGGAGGATTTGTAAATCCTTTTACTGTTGGAGTAGCACAGCAGGTATCACAGCTTCCTATATATTCAGGGATGGGATATAGAGTTGTAGTATATGTAATCTTATATGTTGTGACTTGTGCATATATTATAAGATATGCTCATAAAGTAAAAGCTAATCCAGAGAGTAGTGTAGTAAGAGATTTAGAAAAAAGTGATAATTTTAGTATCGACTTTGATGCTCTTCCACAGCTTACAAAAGCTCAAAGAATAGTTTTAGGAATATTTTTTCTAGGATTTGGAACTATTATTTATGGAGTGTTGAAATATGAATGGGGAACAGATGAATTGATAAGTGTCTTTTTATTGATGGGACTAACTTCAAGTTTTGTATGTGGCATAGGACCAAGTAAGGCTGCTGAAAATTTCATAGAGGGAGCTAAGGGTGTTTTGTTTGGGGCTTTATCTATTGGAATAGCAAATGCAGTTTTAGTAGTTCTTCAGCAAGGTCAGGTAATAGATTCGATATTGCATTCATTATCACAAGCTATTTCTCATCTTCCAGGATATATATCAGTAGTATTGATGTATATAACTCAAATATTTACAAATGTATTTATTCCATCAGGTTCTGGACAAGCAGCAACAACAATGCCTATAATGGCTCCTTTAGGAGATTTATTAGGAATTTCAAGACAAACAACAGTACTGGCATTTCAATATGGAGATGGATTTACAAACTATATAAATCCAACAGCAAGTGGATTAATGAGTTACTTAGCTATAGCTAAAATACCATATGAAAAATGGGTAAAATGGATGGGACCTTTGATGGGAATCTGGTTATCAATTGGGGCTATAGCAGTAATAATAGCTCATATAATAGGATATTAAATATAAAAAATAAGTAAATTTAAATTGGTAATATAAGATGATGAAAGTTTGAGGAATAACAGAATAAAGATCATAAATTAGATTACCAATTTTTACATTTTCAAAACTGTGGAAACTGAAAGGAGGAGAGAATGAAATTTTCAAAAATGCAGGCAGCAGGAAATGATTTTATTCTTATGAATGGGATGATAGAAAAATCTTTAAATTGGAATGAAACAGCTAAAAAAGTATGTGACAGACATTTTGGAATAGGTGCTGATGGACTTATGTTCTGTGAAGAAAGTATGAAAGCAGATATAAAAATGAATTACTATAATTCAGATGGCTCTAGAGGAGAAATGTGTGGCAATGGAATAAGATGCTTTGCTAAATTTGTATATGATAATGAAATTGTAAAAAAGAATGAATTTTCAGTGGAAACAGACGCAGGTATAAAATATATAAAGCTTGACATAGGGGCATTAGGAGCTATAGAATACCTTAAAGTAAATATGGAAAAAGTTGATTTTAAAGGGAAAAATATTCCATGTACTATTGAAAAAGAAAATATTTTAGAAGAAGAAATAATGATAGGAAATAAGAAAGTAATATTTTCAAGTGTTCTTATGGGAGTTCCTCATGCAACTATCTTTGTAGAAAACTTTGATGAGTATGATGTAAATGAAACAGGAAGCCTTATGGAAAAAGCAGATATTTTTCCTGAAAAAACAAATGTAAATTTTGCTAAAGTGACAGCAGATGATACAATTATGATAAAAACATGGGAGCGAGGAGCTGGAAGAACGCTTGGATGTGGAACAGGCTGTTGTGCTACAGCAGCTCTTGCACATAAACTGGGGAAAATAAAAAAAGATAAAATAAAACTTCTGGCAGAAGGAGGAGAACTTTTCATAGAGATAGGAGAAGACTATGAAATAACTATGTCTGGAAAAGCTGAAACTATATGTCATGGGGAGTTTTTAAAATAAAAGGAAACTAGGAGGAATAAAAATGTTAAAAATGCCAGCATTAATAAGTTTAGCTAATCTTCCTACAAGAATTGAAAAATTAGAAAGACTTTCCAAAGAACTTGGAAAAAACATCTACATCAAAAGAGATGATTTTACAGGATGTGAAATTTCAGGAAATAAAGTTAGAAAGCTGGAATTTTCTACAAAAGAAGGGTTAGATCAAGGGTGTGACACTTTTATAACATGTGGAGGAATACAGTCTAATCACGCAAGAGCTACAGCAGCTGTTGCTGCAAGATTAGGACTGAGAGCTATATTGGTGCTTAGATCAAATGAAGAACCAGCTATGGAAGGAAATTATTTTGTAGATAAACTGTTAGGAGCAGATGTGAGAATAATTACTTCAGAGGAATATAGTGAAAAAAGACAAGAAATAATGGAGAAGATAAAAGCTGAATCTGATGTTGCTGGACATAAGGCATATATAATTCCAGAAGGAGCATCAAATGGAATAGGAACATTTGGATATTTAAAATGTATGAAAGAGATAGAAGAACAGGAAAAAGGACTTGGAATAACTTTTGATACAATTCTTTCAGCTGTAGGTTCAGGAGGAACTTATGGAGGATTGTTCTTAGGAAATAAGCTACTTGGACTAGGTAAAAAAGTTGTAGGAGTAAACGTCTGTGATGATGCAGAATTTTTTAAGAATAAGGTAAAGGATATAGTGAATGAAAGTCTAAAATATCTTGAAGAAAAATTAGAATTTTCTAAAGATGAAATGTGTATAATAGATGGTTATGTTGGAAGAGGATATGCTCTCAGCAGGCCAGAAGAACTGGAGTTTATAGTAAAGCTAGGAAGAGAAGAAGGAATAATATTAGACCCTGTATATACTGGAAAAACAATGTATGGGTTCTATAATGAAGTTAAAAAAGGTAATCTAAAAGATTGTAAAAATATTTTATTCATACATACAGGTGGATTTTTGGGATTATTCCCTAAACAGGAAGAATTTAAATTCTAAATAAAAACAGTGAGGTGTTAAAATGGCAGAGTTGAACAAGAAAAAAAGTGTATGGGAAGCCTATCGTTTTTCTATTATTTTAATAGGAGCGATAATTTTAGGAAGTATCATTGGAACTGTAATGGGAGAAAGAGCAAAAGTATTTAAACCTTTTGGAGATTTATTTATCAATGGAATGTTTACAATAGTTGTCCCATTGGTAATGGTGACTATCAGTAGTTCGATTTCTAGTATGAGTGATATGACAAGATTGAAAAGTATTCTTAAGAACTTGATACTTGTATTCGTTTCAACAGGATTTGTAGCAGCAATAATAATATTGATTATAGTAAATATTTTTCCTCCAGCTCAAGGAGTAAATCTTAACATTTCAGCAGCAGAGGCATTAAAACCTTTCCAAACTGGAGATCA encodes:
- a CDS encoding M20 metallopeptidase family protein, whose protein sequence is MNINTMKENVEKEKEWLINVRRDFHKHPELGQEEFRTMEKICEYLQEMGISYRNKVFKTGVIAEIKGEDQGYTIALRADIDALPIIDKKNTSYASINEGKCHACGHDAHTTIALGVAKYFSANKIVPPCNIRFLFQPAEETVGGAKPMIQEGALENVNCVFGLHVDEYLPTGHIGIKYGAMNASSDTLKINIYGKSCHGAYPSGGVDAILAASHVMVALQSIVSRNIDARESGVVTIGTIHGGTQGNIIADKVQLVGTLRTLNPEVRKTMLGKIEEIVINVPKAFGGSGEFVREEGYTALINHDKQVDIVKENAVELLGEDNIFEKKTANMGVEDFAYFIENIPGAFFTLGVANKEKGIDAPAHNGLFDIDEDALLVGVEMQLLNIYSAFNKK
- a CDS encoding YfcC family protein, with amino-acid sequence MPEMTGMSEVKRRKYFEGMKIPHTYVIISCIVLLAFIATYLVPAGVYQRVLDPTSGRNIIDPTTFKYVENTPVMFFSMTQPNLFTAFVKGLKNSAGIVFFTFLVCGSFNMMQKTGAIEGGIARIALLLKNKSMLLIPIAVFVFSIGGVTIGMNTEAIAFVPLGIVMARALGFDAMVGMSIVALGAGVGFVGGFVNPFTVGVAQQVSQLPIYSGMGYRVVVYVILYVVTCAYIIRYAHKVKANPESSVVRDLEKSDNFSIDFDALPQLTKAQRIVLGIFFLGFGTIIYGVLKYEWGTDELISVFLLMGLTSSFVCGIGPSKAAENFIEGAKGVLFGALSIGIANAVLVVLQQGQVIDSILHSLSQAISHLPGYISVVLMYITQIFTNVFIPSGSGQAATTMPIMAPLGDLLGISRQTTVLAFQYGDGFTNYINPTASGLMSYLAIAKIPYEKWVKWMGPLMGIWLSIGAIAVIIAHIIGY
- the dapF gene encoding diaminopimelate epimerase, which translates into the protein MKFSKMQAAGNDFILMNGMIEKSLNWNETAKKVCDRHFGIGADGLMFCEESMKADIKMNYYNSDGSRGEMCGNGIRCFAKFVYDNEIVKKNEFSVETDAGIKYIKLDIGALGAIEYLKVNMEKVDFKGKNIPCTIEKENILEEEIMIGNKKVIFSSVLMGVPHATIFVENFDEYDVNETGSLMEKADIFPEKTNVNFAKVTADDTIMIKTWERGAGRTLGCGTGCCATAALAHKLGKIKKDKIKLLAEGGELFIEIGEDYEITMSGKAETICHGEFLK
- a CDS encoding D-cysteine desulfhydrase family protein; its protein translation is MLKMPALISLANLPTRIEKLERLSKELGKNIYIKRDDFTGCEISGNKVRKLEFSTKEGLDQGCDTFITCGGIQSNHARATAAVAARLGLRAILVLRSNEEPAMEGNYFVDKLLGADVRIITSEEYSEKRQEIMEKIKAESDVAGHKAYIIPEGASNGIGTFGYLKCMKEIEEQEKGLGITFDTILSAVGSGGTYGGLFLGNKLLGLGKKVVGVNVCDDAEFFKNKVKDIVNESLKYLEEKLEFSKDEMCIIDGYVGRGYALSRPEELEFIVKLGREEGIILDPVYTGKTMYGFYNEVKKGNLKDCKNILFIHTGGFLGLFPKQEEFKF